One region of Paraburkholderia phymatum STM815 genomic DNA includes:
- a CDS encoding VTT domain-containing protein, producing the protein MWHFPTAIPASLGPWAVFLSVLITQLGVPVPAAPMLMLAGTMAAMGQVSYAAVFGAAVGATLLANSLWFFVGRVRGRRLLNGLVRFSLSLDTTLRMARGVFERHGAPILTLAKFLPGLGLISAPLLGTTAIAPGVFLLWDAVGASLWTGAYLIGGAALHDEIVQAMLLVRHNGGTIFDAFAAICVTVLLYRWVRRTQFRRWLAKMRISPDQLDTMMRSDAPPLIFDARPRSVREKEAYRIAGAYPLDLDSPEKLDATLLAHPIVVYCVCPSEATAKRIIGQLHRKGIHHARALKGGLDAWEKRGYPVEPLPADFYTSVERLGIEVPEGEYTVRATMPG; encoded by the coding sequence GTGTGGCATTTCCCCACCGCCATCCCCGCATCGTTAGGCCCTTGGGCCGTCTTCCTCAGCGTGTTGATCACGCAACTCGGCGTGCCCGTGCCCGCCGCGCCGATGCTGATGCTCGCCGGGACGATGGCCGCAATGGGGCAGGTCTCGTATGCCGCCGTGTTCGGCGCGGCCGTCGGCGCGACGCTGCTGGCCAATTCGCTATGGTTCTTCGTCGGTCGCGTGCGCGGCCGGCGCCTTCTCAACGGGCTCGTACGTTTTTCCCTGTCGCTCGATACGACACTGCGCATGGCACGCGGTGTCTTCGAACGGCACGGCGCGCCGATTCTCACGCTCGCCAAGTTTCTGCCCGGCCTCGGCCTGATTTCCGCGCCGCTGCTCGGCACGACAGCCATCGCACCCGGCGTGTTCCTGCTGTGGGACGCCGTCGGCGCGTCGTTGTGGACGGGCGCGTATCTGATCGGCGGCGCTGCGCTGCATGACGAGATCGTGCAGGCGATGCTGCTCGTCCGCCACAACGGCGGCACCATCTTCGACGCGTTCGCCGCGATCTGCGTGACGGTGCTGCTGTATCGCTGGGTGCGTCGCACGCAGTTTCGCCGCTGGCTCGCGAAAATGCGCATCAGCCCCGACCAGCTCGACACCATGATGCGTTCCGACGCGCCGCCGCTGATCTTCGACGCAAGACCGCGCAGCGTGCGCGAAAAAGAGGCCTACCGTATCGCCGGCGCCTATCCGCTCGACCTCGACTCGCCGGAGAAACTCGACGCCACGCTACTCGCGCATCCCATCGTCGTGTATTGCGTGTGTCCGAGCGAAGCGACGGCTAAACGCATCATCGGGCAACTGCACCGCAAGGGCATTCATCACGCGCGCGCACTGAAGGGCGGGCTCGACGCATGGGAAAAGCGCGGCTATCCCGTCGAACCGCTACCTGCCGACTTCTACACGTCCGTCGAACGGCTCGGCATCGAAGTGCCGGAAGGCGAGTACACCGTGCGCGCCACGATGCCGGGTTAA
- a CDS encoding PleD family two-component system response regulator encodes MILVDAVSPDTNGMQLCAALKKESRLEGVPVLLMTEGTNSDTTDYDHALLEGLADSVLNHAHATVLKARVKTAIASVHADRKRMRAIREYWLAVEKAALRVERKDGEGTLPE; translated from the coding sequence GTGATTCTCGTCGACGCCGTATCGCCCGACACCAACGGCATGCAACTGTGCGCGGCGTTAAAGAAAGAGTCTCGCCTGGAAGGCGTGCCCGTGCTGCTGATGACGGAAGGCACGAACAGCGACACCACCGACTACGACCACGCATTGCTCGAAGGTCTCGCCGATAGTGTGCTGAATCACGCACACGCGACCGTGCTCAAGGCTCGCGTGAAAACCGCGATTGCGTCCGTCCATGCAGACCGGAAACGGATGCGCGCGATACGCGAATACTGGCTCGCGGTCGAAAAAGCCGCGCTGCGCGTCGAACGCAAGGACGGCGAAGGCACGCTTCCCGAATGA
- a CDS encoding gamma-glutamyltransferase family protein, with protein MTSFNWQNPYPTVRMPVFARNVVSTSQPLAAQAGLRMLWKGGNAVDAAIAAAAAITVVEPVSNGLGSDAFALVWDGQRLHGLNASGVAPAAWNVDYFKRKYGENNGVAIQPVRGADTVTVPGAIAGWEALHKKFGSLPFADLMEPAIEIAGRGHAVASVVARKWAAAVPELKNQPGFADAFMPHGRGPEVGELIRMPGHAKTLRLLAEKGPRAYYEGEIAERIAAFSRECGGAMTLDDLRSYQPDWVEPIGKNYRGYTVHEIPPNGQGIAALIALGILEQFDMASMKVDGIESQHLQIEAMKLAFADVYRYVADPRSMEVTPEQMLDDAYLKSRAKLIDAKRATHFGFGMPKAGGTIYLSAADERGMMVSFIQSNYMGFGSGCVVPDFGISLQNRGCGFSMDPTSPNVVEGGKRPFHTIIPAFLTQQVEGRQEAVMSFGVMGGDMQPQGHLQTVVRMLDYGQQPQAACDAPRWKVNRDFTIDVEATLDRDTAQQLEGLGHTIKSIYDPYMDFGSGQFIWKLDRDEPDRGYVAASDSRRDGLAAGF; from the coding sequence ATGACTAGCTTCAACTGGCAAAATCCTTATCCGACAGTGCGCATGCCCGTGTTCGCGCGCAACGTCGTGTCGACTTCGCAGCCACTCGCCGCGCAGGCCGGTCTGCGCATGCTGTGGAAAGGCGGCAATGCCGTCGATGCGGCGATCGCCGCGGCCGCCGCGATCACCGTCGTCGAGCCGGTGTCGAACGGTCTCGGCAGCGATGCGTTCGCGCTCGTGTGGGACGGCCAGAGGCTGCATGGGCTGAACGCGTCGGGTGTCGCGCCCGCCGCATGGAACGTCGATTACTTCAAGCGCAAATACGGCGAGAACAACGGCGTCGCGATCCAACCCGTGCGAGGCGCGGACACCGTAACGGTGCCGGGCGCGATCGCGGGCTGGGAAGCGTTGCACAAGAAGTTCGGCTCGCTGCCGTTCGCGGACCTGATGGAGCCCGCCATCGAAATCGCCGGGCGCGGTCATGCCGTTGCGAGCGTCGTCGCGCGCAAGTGGGCGGCTGCCGTGCCGGAGTTGAAGAACCAGCCGGGTTTCGCCGATGCATTCATGCCGCACGGCCGCGGGCCCGAAGTCGGCGAACTGATCAGAATGCCGGGCCACGCGAAGACGCTGCGGCTGCTCGCTGAAAAAGGCCCGCGCGCATACTACGAAGGGGAAATCGCCGAGCGGATCGCGGCGTTCTCGCGCGAATGCGGCGGCGCGATGACGCTCGACGATCTGCGCAGCTATCAGCCCGACTGGGTCGAGCCGATCGGCAAAAATTATCGCGGCTACACGGTGCACGAGATTCCGCCGAACGGGCAGGGCATAGCAGCGCTGATCGCGCTTGGCATTCTCGAGCAGTTCGATATGGCTTCGATGAAGGTCGACGGGATCGAATCGCAGCATCTGCAGATCGAAGCGATGAAGCTCGCGTTCGCGGACGTCTATCGCTACGTGGCCGATCCGCGCTCGATGGAAGTCACGCCCGAGCAGATGCTCGACGATGCGTACCTGAAGTCACGAGCGAAGCTGATCGACGCGAAGCGCGCGACGCATTTCGGTTTTGGCATGCCGAAAGCGGGCGGCACGATCTATCTGTCGGCGGCTGACGAGCGCGGCATGATGGTCAGCTTCATCCAGTCGAACTACATGGGCTTCGGCTCCGGCTGCGTTGTGCCCGATTTCGGCATTTCGCTGCAAAACCGGGGTTGCGGTTTTTCGATGGACCCGACATCGCCGAACGTCGTCGAGGGCGGCAAGCGGCCGTTCCACACCATCATTCCTGCGTTTCTCACGCAGCAGGTGGAGGGCCGGCAGGAGGCGGTGATGAGCTTCGGCGTGATGGGCGGCGACATGCAGCCGCAAGGGCATCTGCAGACGGTGGTGCGCATGCTCGACTACGGTCAGCAGCCGCAGGCCGCGTGCGACGCACCACGCTGGAAGGTCAACCGCGATTTCACGATCGACGTCGAAGCGACGCTCGACCGGGACACTGCGCAGCAACTCGAAGGTCTCGGCCATACGATCAAGTCGATCTACGATCCCTATATGGATTTCGGCTCAGGTCAGTTCATCTGGAAGCTGGACCGCGATGAGCCCGATCGGGGTTATGTCGCAGCGAGCGATAGCCGGCGCGACGGCCTCGCGGCGGGGTTCTGA
- a CDS encoding ABC transporter permease, which yields MATPLDARSVTSAGALPRRKRRGLVRFVRNRAAVFGAFLVALVVVMAVFAPWLTQYDPVQASFMTVRQAPSAAHWFGTDELGRDVLSRLLYGARASLLAGVVSVGIAVVLGVPLGLLAGYFGKLVDGVISRIADALLSIPFLILAIALSAFLGPSLTNAMAAIGISAMPRFIRLTRGQAISVKAEEYVEGARAIGLDHARIILRYILPNVLPPIIVQASLTVASAIIAEASLSFLGLGQLPPAPSWGAMLNTAKDFVSQAPWMSIFPGIAIFLAVLGFNLLGDGLRDALDPRES from the coding sequence ATGGCTACTCCACTCGATGCCCGCTCCGTCACGTCCGCGGGCGCCTTGCCGCGCCGCAAGCGCCGCGGGCTCGTGCGCTTCGTGCGCAACCGGGCTGCTGTGTTCGGTGCGTTTCTGGTTGCGCTGGTCGTCGTGATGGCCGTATTTGCGCCGTGGCTCACGCAGTACGACCCCGTGCAGGCGAGCTTCATGACCGTGCGTCAGGCGCCGTCGGCTGCACACTGGTTCGGCACCGACGAACTCGGCCGCGACGTCTTGAGCCGGCTGCTTTACGGCGCGCGCGCGTCGCTGCTGGCGGGCGTCGTGTCGGTGGGCATTGCCGTGGTGCTCGGCGTGCCGCTCGGCTTGTTGGCCGGTTATTTCGGCAAGCTCGTCGACGGCGTGATCTCGCGTATCGCCGATGCGCTGCTGTCCATTCCGTTCCTGATTCTCGCGATCGCGCTGAGCGCATTCCTCGGGCCGAGCCTGACGAACGCGATGGCCGCGATCGGCATTTCGGCGATGCCGCGTTTCATCCGCCTCACGCGTGGGCAGGCGATCAGCGTCAAGGCCGAAGAGTATGTGGAAGGCGCGCGCGCCATCGGTCTCGACCATGCGCGCATCATTCTGCGTTACATTCTGCCGAATGTGCTGCCGCCCATCATCGTGCAGGCCAGTCTCACGGTGGCGAGTGCCATCATTGCCGAAGCCAGCCTGTCGTTCCTCGGACTCGGGCAATTACCGCCCGCGCCTTCGTGGGGGGCGATGCTCAACACGGCCAAAGACTTCGTCAGCCAGGCGCCGTGGATGTCGATTTTTCCCGGCATCGCGATCTTCCTGGCTGTGCTCGGCTTCAACCTGCTCGGCGACGGTCTGCGTGACGCACTCGATCCGCGCGAGTCCTGA
- a CDS encoding ABC transporter permease produces the protein MLRIIANRMLVAVPTLILVSMLIFGLQKLLPGDPVLAMAGEDQDAQVIATLRVKYHLDQPVPTQYALWIRDVAHGDLGASLRTDVPVRSLIAQKLPVTIQLAVMAMILAIGIGIPAGVISAASRGGPLDYAANIFALSGMSIPNFWLGIMLIFIVSVRWHLLPSSGYVSPGEDFWLSIKTMLMPAFVLGAALGAQLMRHTRSAMLGVLRTDYIRTARAKGLLRGAVVVKHALRNALIPIVTVLALLFGELLAGAVLTEQVFTIPGFGKLVVDAVFNRDYPVVQGVVLVTALAFIVVNLGADVLYILLNPRLRRS, from the coding sequence ATGCTGCGGATCATCGCGAATCGCATGCTGGTGGCCGTGCCGACGCTGATTCTGGTGTCGATGCTGATCTTCGGCCTGCAGAAGCTGCTGCCGGGCGACCCGGTGCTGGCGATGGCAGGCGAGGATCAGGACGCGCAGGTCATTGCGACGCTGCGCGTGAAGTACCACCTCGATCAGCCTGTGCCGACGCAGTACGCGCTGTGGATTCGCGACGTCGCGCACGGCGACCTCGGCGCGTCGCTGCGTACGGACGTGCCCGTGCGCTCGCTGATCGCGCAGAAGCTGCCCGTCACGATTCAGCTCGCGGTGATGGCGATGATTCTCGCAATCGGCATCGGCATACCGGCCGGCGTGATTTCGGCGGCGAGCCGCGGCGGACCGCTCGACTACGCGGCGAATATCTTCGCGCTGTCGGGCATGTCCATTCCGAATTTCTGGCTCGGCATCATGCTGATCTTCATCGTGTCGGTGCGCTGGCATTTGCTGCCGTCGTCGGGATACGTGTCGCCGGGCGAGGACTTCTGGCTCAGCATCAAGACGATGCTGATGCCCGCGTTCGTGCTCGGCGCCGCGCTGGGCGCGCAACTGATGCGGCACACGCGCAGCGCGATGCTCGGCGTCTTGCGCACCGACTACATCCGCACTGCGCGCGCGAAGGGGCTGTTGCGCGGCGCGGTAGTCGTCAAGCATGCGTTGCGCAATGCGCTGATTCCCATCGTCACCGTGCTCGCGCTGTTGTTCGGCGAACTGCTTGCGGGCGCCGTGCTCACCGAGCAGGTGTTCACGATTCCCGGCTTCGGCAAGCTGGTCGTCGATGCGGTTTTCAACCGCGACTATCCCGTCGTGCAAGGCGTCGTGCTCGTCACCGCGCTCGCGTTCATCGTGGTGAATCTGGGCGCCGACGTGCTGTATATCCTGCTCAATCCCCGACTGAGGCGCAGTTGA
- a CDS encoding ABC transporter substrate-binding protein: MRRMLIAAALALSASAAMAQTTIRIGLQDDIGSLDPARSVQFVDRIVFASLCNSLVDVTPDLKIVPMLATSWTTSADGKSMTFKLRQGVKFQNDEPFNAAAVKANLDRYRSLPTSNRKSELSSIDHVDAVDDSTVTIVLKQPDAALLATLSDRAGMMLAPKTLADPAGVASHPVCSGPYKFVQRVQNDRVVLEKFAGYWDADKYPIQRVVFQPIPDSTVRLANLRSGSLDMLERLAPSDVASVKSDANLQFKPVTGLGFYYVTFNINNGPRGNGPLKDKRVRQAFELSIDRDAIDQVIGAGIFTPANQGIPKSSPYYNASLPTTRRDVVKAKALLKASGYEHPTIEFAYPNNTVASQITQMLQAMLGESGITLKLRPSDYATELNAGHSGDFEAMYTGWSGRVDPDGNLHQFNTCSGNLNYAHYCNQQVDSLLDGARTKLTPAARKADYDAAGKILADDDPIVYIYAQPWPFVLSKKVQGFTPFADGLVRLRGVSVKG; the protein is encoded by the coding sequence ATGCGAAGAATGTTGATTGCCGCAGCGCTCGCATTGAGCGCATCCGCCGCGATGGCCCAGACCACCATCCGCATTGGCTTGCAGGACGATATCGGTTCGCTCGATCCAGCGCGCAGCGTGCAGTTCGTCGACCGGATCGTGTTTGCGTCGTTGTGCAATTCGCTCGTCGACGTGACGCCGGACCTGAAAATCGTGCCGATGCTCGCCACTTCGTGGACGACGAGCGCCGACGGCAAGAGCATGACTTTCAAGCTGCGCCAGGGCGTGAAGTTCCAGAACGACGAGCCGTTCAACGCGGCCGCCGTGAAGGCGAATCTCGACCGCTACCGCAGCCTGCCGACCAGCAACCGCAAAAGCGAACTGTCGTCGATCGATCACGTCGATGCGGTCGACGACAGCACCGTGACGATTGTGTTGAAGCAGCCGGACGCCGCGCTGCTCGCCACGCTGTCCGACCGCGCGGGCATGATGCTGGCGCCGAAAACGCTCGCCGACCCGGCGGGTGTCGCGTCGCACCCGGTCTGCTCGGGACCGTACAAGTTCGTGCAGCGCGTGCAGAACGATCGTGTCGTACTCGAGAAGTTCGCCGGCTATTGGGACGCCGACAAGTACCCTATTCAGCGCGTGGTCTTCCAGCCGATCCCCGACAGCACCGTGCGTCTTGCAAACCTGCGTTCAGGCTCGCTCGACATGCTCGAACGACTCGCGCCTTCCGATGTCGCGTCCGTGAAGAGCGACGCGAATCTGCAGTTCAAGCCGGTGACGGGGCTTGGCTTCTACTATGTGACGTTCAACATCAACAACGGTCCGCGCGGCAACGGTCCGCTCAAGGACAAGCGCGTGCGTCAGGCGTTCGAGCTGTCGATCGATCGCGATGCAATCGACCAGGTGATCGGCGCGGGCATCTTCACGCCGGCCAATCAGGGCATTCCCAAATCGAGCCCGTACTACAACGCATCGCTGCCGACCACCAGACGCGACGTCGTGAAAGCGAAGGCGCTGCTGAAGGCGTCGGGCTATGAGCATCCGACCATCGAGTTCGCGTATCCGAACAACACGGTCGCGAGCCAGATCACGCAGATGCTGCAGGCGATGCTCGGCGAATCCGGCATCACGCTCAAGCTGCGCCCGAGCGACTATGCGACGGAACTGAATGCCGGACATAGCGGCGATTTCGAGGCGATGTACACGGGCTGGTCGGGCCGCGTCGATCCGGACGGCAATCTGCATCAGTTCAACACCTGTTCGGGCAACCTGAACTACGCGCACTACTGCAACCAGCAGGTCGACTCTTTGCTCGACGGCGCGCGCACGAAACTCACTCCGGCCGCGCGCAAGGCGGACTACGACGCGGCCGGCAAGATCCTCGCCGACGACGATCCCATCGTCTATATCTACGCGCAGCCGTGGCCGTTCGTGCTGTCGAAGAAGGTCCAGGGCTTCACGCCGTTCGCCGACGGCCTCGTGCGTCTGCGCGGCGTATCGGTCAAGGGTTGA
- a CDS encoding ABC transporter ATP-binding protein, whose protein sequence is MKPNILEASALTKRFGGDRQMFARTPTVHAVNDVSFAVQTGETFAIVGESGCGKSTLGRLLLRLIDATRGRVIYQGEDITHWQGAQLRRLRREMQIIFQDPFASLNPGMTIGQIIGEPVAFHGLARNASERRERVARLLTKVGLQPAYAERYPHEFSGGQRQRIGIARALAGEPKLIVGDEPVSALDVSVQAQVINLLESLKAELGLTLVMVAHDLAVIRHMSDRVAVMYLGEIVELAPVDALFDTPLHPYTQALLRAIPASSPHQRRTKPALQGDLPSPTAPPPGCRFHTRCPHAKPRCSQERPLAEALPGGRQVACHFWRDVQNAGSSAPLVASVSAKLNERLALYRDRQAQR, encoded by the coding sequence ATGAAGCCGAACATCCTCGAAGCGAGCGCGCTGACCAAGCGCTTCGGCGGCGACCGTCAGATGTTCGCGCGCACGCCGACCGTGCACGCCGTCAATGATGTGTCGTTCGCGGTGCAGACGGGCGAGACGTTTGCGATCGTCGGCGAGTCGGGTTGCGGCAAGTCGACGCTCGGCCGTCTGCTGCTGCGCCTGATCGACGCGACGCGAGGCCGCGTGATCTATCAGGGCGAAGACATCACGCACTGGCAGGGCGCGCAACTGCGCCGGCTGCGCCGCGAGATGCAGATCATCTTTCAGGATCCGTTTGCATCGCTCAATCCAGGCATGACGATCGGCCAGATCATCGGCGAGCCGGTGGCGTTTCACGGTCTTGCACGCAACGCGTCGGAGCGCCGCGAGCGTGTCGCGCGGCTCCTGACCAAGGTCGGCCTGCAACCCGCGTACGCGGAGCGTTATCCGCACGAGTTCTCGGGCGGGCAGCGGCAGCGCATCGGCATCGCGCGGGCACTGGCCGGCGAGCCGAAGCTGATCGTGGGTGATGAGCCCGTGTCCGCGCTCGACGTCTCCGTGCAGGCGCAGGTGATCAATTTGCTCGAATCGCTGAAAGCCGAACTCGGCCTCACGCTCGTCATGGTTGCGCACGACCTCGCTGTGATCCGTCACATGAGCGACCGCGTCGCGGTGATGTACCTCGGCGAAATCGTCGAACTGGCACCCGTCGACGCATTGTTCGATACGCCGCTGCATCCGTACACACAGGCGCTGTTGCGCGCGATTCCCGCCAGCAGCCCGCACCAGAGGCGCACGAAGCCGGCGTTGCAAGGCGATCTGCCGAGTCCGACCGCGCCGCCGCCAGGCTGCCGCTTTCACACGCGCTGTCCGCACGCGAAGCCGCGCTGTTCGCAGGAACGCCCGCTGGCCGAAGCGCTGCCGGGCGGACGCCAGGTGGCCTGTCATTTCTGGCGCGACGTGCAGAACGCGGGCAGCAGCGCGCCGCTCGTCGCGAGCGTCAGCGCGAAGCTCAACGAACGCCTCGCGCTTTACCGCGACAGACAGGCGCAGCGTTGA
- a CDS encoding ABC transporter ATP-binding protein codes for MTGAERRPVLDVRGFSLKFSNSPDVPNVVDNVSFPVHAGETLCMVGESGCGKSVTSLALMGLLASPPARRVGGTAHFEGQDLFALSERELADIRGNRMSMIFQEPMTSLNPAYTIGEQIGESIRRHRGMPRAQAREEALKMLRLVHIPAPETRLDAFAHQLSGGMRQRVMIAMALANSPRLLIADEPTTALDVTIQAQVLSLVRTLQAETGTAMLLITHDLGVVAEVADHVAVMYAGRIVEYGTVADLFDDPQHPYTIGLMGAIPSVGKREGALATIRGSVPSPEQMPRGCRFAPRCPFAKQRCIDEAPPDRTLSGEHRVACWLAPVEQLAEPMQQKVTT; via the coding sequence ATGACCGGTGCAGAACGCCGGCCGGTTCTCGATGTACGAGGCTTCTCATTGAAGTTTTCGAACTCGCCCGATGTGCCCAATGTCGTCGACAACGTCTCGTTCCCGGTGCATGCCGGCGAGACCTTGTGCATGGTTGGCGAGTCGGGTTGCGGAAAGAGCGTCACGTCGCTGGCGCTGATGGGACTGCTCGCAAGTCCGCCCGCGCGACGGGTCGGGGGCACGGCGCATTTCGAAGGGCAGGATCTGTTCGCACTGTCGGAACGCGAACTGGCTGACATTCGCGGCAACCGCATGTCGATGATCTTTCAGGAGCCGATGACCTCGCTCAATCCCGCCTACACGATCGGCGAGCAGATTGGGGAGAGCATCCGGCGGCATCGCGGCATGCCGCGCGCGCAGGCGCGTGAAGAAGCGCTGAAGATGCTGCGCCTCGTCCATATTCCCGCACCGGAAACGCGGCTCGATGCGTTTGCGCATCAACTGTCGGGCGGCATGCGTCAGCGCGTGATGATCGCGATGGCGCTTGCGAACAGCCCGCGTCTGCTGATCGCCGACGAACCCACCACCGCGCTCGACGTGACCATTCAGGCACAGGTGCTGTCGCTGGTGCGCACACTGCAGGCGGAAACGGGCACGGCGATGCTGCTGATCACGCACGATCTCGGCGTGGTCGCCGAAGTCGCGGATCATGTCGCCGTGATGTATGCGGGCAGGATCGTCGAATACGGCACGGTCGCCGATCTGTTCGACGATCCGCAGCATCCGTACACGATCGGCCTGATGGGCGCGATCCCGTCCGTCGGCAAGCGCGAAGGTGCGCTCGCGACGATCCGCGGCTCGGTGCCATCGCCCGAACAGATGCCGCGCGGCTGCCGTTTCGCGCCGCGCTGCCCGTTCGCGAAGCAGCGCTGCATCGACGAGGCGCCGCCCGATCGCACGCTGTCGGGCGAGCATCGCGTCGCGTGCTGGCTGGCGCCCGTCGAACAGCTCGCCGAGCCCATGCAGCAGAAGGTCACGACATGA
- a CDS encoding LysR family transcriptional regulator — protein sequence MPTLRMLKTFKAVARTGSFSAAADKVALTQAAVSLQMRGLEEALGRQLFDRRGRQITLTQHGHTIWPKVEQILDLLAELEAKPMDAMEGPVTIGAVVSVIGALSLAVARLKAAHPRLDVRLLSARSDELANMVEAGEVDVAAVVARADETLPDTLKWTTLYTEQMMLVVGRDVVDNDPQRILRSHGFLRFDRRVRTGQVVEQALQKAGLVVNEYLELNSIETIVALVREKVGVAVLPLLIRGNWLSDPLLRVIPISSPPTLRTVGMVQRASDDRKALMREIVETLQTMPRERA from the coding sequence ATGCCGACGCTTCGCATGCTGAAGACCTTCAAAGCCGTTGCGCGCACCGGCTCGTTCTCGGCCGCCGCCGACAAAGTCGCGCTGACGCAAGCCGCGGTCAGCCTGCAGATGCGCGGACTCGAAGAAGCCTTGGGGCGTCAGCTCTTCGACCGGCGAGGGCGGCAGATCACGCTGACGCAGCATGGCCACACGATCTGGCCGAAGGTCGAGCAGATTCTCGACCTGCTCGCCGAGCTGGAAGCGAAGCCGATGGACGCGATGGAGGGGCCCGTGACAATCGGTGCGGTGGTGTCGGTGATCGGTGCGCTGTCGCTCGCCGTCGCGCGGCTGAAGGCGGCGCATCCACGGCTCGACGTGCGGCTGCTGTCGGCGCGCTCCGACGAACTCGCGAACATGGTGGAGGCGGGCGAAGTGGACGTCGCCGCCGTGGTCGCGCGCGCGGACGAGACGCTTCCCGACACGCTCAAGTGGACCACGCTCTATACCGAGCAGATGATGCTCGTCGTCGGCCGGGATGTCGTCGATAACGACCCGCAGCGGATACTGCGCAGCCACGGTTTTCTGCGCTTCGACCGGCGCGTGCGCACCGGGCAGGTGGTCGAACAGGCGTTGCAGAAAGCGGGTCTGGTGGTGAACGAATATCTCGAACTCAATTCGATCGAGACGATCGTCGCGCTCGTGCGCGAGAAGGTGGGCGTCGCGGTGTTGCCGCTGCTGATACGCGGCAACTGGCTCAGCGACCCCTTGCTGCGCGTAATCCCGATATCCAGCCCGCCTACGCTGCGCACGGTGGGCATGGTGCAGCGCGCGTCGGACGACCGCAAGGCGCTGATGCGCGAGATCGTCGAGACGCTGCAGACGATGCCGCGCGAGAGGGCATGA
- a CDS encoding patatin family protein produces the protein MKKFFEVLVKTLVVNRLNIDSTILGLFAVIVLGLQGCTTTPGRLPAVPHEITGRAEIPGMPGVRYVVFADAPELTQAAFEALKREQDYLARHGHTGPFRPAVFLAISGGGDNGAFAAGLLNAWTETGTRPEFKLVTGISTGALIAPFAFLGEKYDATLKQVYTTISPNDVLEKRSLLGGVLSDAMADNRPLLALTRKFVTEDLLKEIAAEYAKGRMLLVGTTDLDSRRGVIWDMGKIATYGGPAALDLFVKVLIASTSIPGAFPPMMIDVEVGGKRYQEMHVDGGVVAQVFAYPATLRVAEEASALGVIRERKLYIIRNARLDSDWMQVQRATMRIASRAVESMIQSQGVGDLYRIYATANRDGVDFNLAFIPSSFQAPHEEEFDTEYMRALYYTAYNMALKGYPWSKAPPGFALPSAASAGK, from the coding sequence ATGAAGAAATTTTTCGAGGTGTTGGTCAAGACTCTCGTCGTCAACAGGCTGAACATAGACTCCACTATCCTCGGGCTGTTCGCGGTCATCGTGCTCGGCCTGCAAGGGTGCACAACTACGCCTGGGCGCCTGCCAGCGGTCCCACACGAAATAACGGGTAGGGCTGAAATACCTGGCATGCCCGGCGTCCGCTACGTTGTCTTCGCCGATGCCCCAGAACTGACCCAAGCGGCTTTTGAGGCGTTAAAAAGGGAACAGGATTACCTCGCGCGGCATGGGCACACGGGCCCGTTTAGACCGGCGGTATTCCTTGCGATTTCGGGTGGTGGTGACAACGGCGCCTTCGCTGCGGGCTTATTGAATGCATGGACTGAAACAGGAACAAGACCGGAGTTCAAGCTCGTGACCGGTATAAGCACGGGCGCACTTATTGCGCCTTTCGCATTTCTCGGAGAGAAATATGACGCGACGCTAAAGCAGGTCTACACGACGATTTCGCCAAATGACGTGCTGGAAAAGCGCAGCCTGCTCGGAGGCGTGTTAAGCGACGCGATGGCAGACAATCGACCGCTTCTAGCGCTGACCCGAAAATTCGTGACTGAGGACCTTCTCAAGGAGATTGCTGCTGAGTATGCCAAAGGCCGCATGCTGTTGGTTGGCACGACGGACCTCGATTCACGCCGCGGCGTCATCTGGGATATGGGCAAGATTGCAACCTACGGCGGTCCTGCGGCATTGGACCTGTTTGTAAAGGTTCTGATCGCTTCGACTTCGATTCCAGGCGCTTTTCCTCCAATGATGATTGACGTGGAAGTCGGTGGAAAGCGCTACCAGGAAATGCACGTTGATGGCGGCGTAGTGGCACAAGTATTTGCATACCCAGCCACACTCCGCGTGGCAGAGGAGGCGAGTGCGCTCGGCGTCATTCGCGAACGCAAACTCTATATTATTCGCAACGCGCGACTCGATTCGGACTGGATGCAGGTGCAGCGCGCCACGATGAGGATCGCCTCTCGCGCGGTCGAATCGATGATCCAAAGCCAGGGCGTCGGCGACCTTTATCGCATCTACGCGACGGCGAATCGTGATGGTGTTGATTTCAACCTTGCGTTCATCCCGTCGAGCTTTCAAGCGCCCCACGAGGAAGAGTTCGATACCGAATACATGCGGGCACTATATTACACAGCCTACAACATGGCCCTGAAGGGCTACCCGTGGTCTAAAGCGCCACCCGGTTTCGCTTTGCCGAGCGCTGCGTCAGCAGGGAAATAG